A genomic window from Salvia hispanica cultivar TCC Black 2014 chromosome 5, UniMelb_Shisp_WGS_1.0, whole genome shotgun sequence includes:
- the LOC125189513 gene encoding uncharacterized protein LOC125189513, whose translation MFENVNDRRVWSSDLSNSFSVSDFGLQVTKIMEDESSPQAQGRLAWKNIVPPRAQLQVWFLLQGKINTKERLFRLGATRIEDDRCILCKEETETVEHLFFCCKSSSNLWYHCYKCWDLSFCLPKDPKTCLLSWVGTPFKRFNKRLWTAMFYVVAWTIWDIRNKMAFQDFKPNWEFEKKRLFWRLGTWTKGWCPNFPFAPGLLEDDLKVVRGWTGTRAPRRGRLC comes from the coding sequence ATGTTTGAAAATGTAAATGACAGGAGGGTGTGGTCGAgtgacttatcaaattccttcTCGGTGTCTGACTTTGGTCTGCAGGTTACCAAGATTATGGAGGACGAGAGCTCACCACAAGCTCAAGGGAGGCTCGCTTGGAAAAATATTGTTCCTCCAAGAGCACAACTTCAAGTTTGGTTTCTTCTTCAAGGAAAAATCAACACTAAAGAGAGGCTTTTCAGATTGGGAGCAACTAGAATTGAGGATGATCGATGCATTTTGTGCAAAGAAGAGACTGAAACTGTTGAACACCTGTTTTTTTGCTGCAAATCATCGAGCAATCTCTGGTATCACTGTTACAAATGTTGGGATTTATCTTTTTGTCTTCCCAAAGATCCAAAGACATGCTTGCTTTCTTGGGTGGGTACTCCGTTCAAAAGATTTAATAAGCGTTTGTGGACCGCCATGTTTTATGTTGTCGCGTGGACAATTTGGGACATTAGAAACAAAATGGCATTCCAAGATTTTAAACCTAACTGGGAGTTCGAGAAGAAGCGACTCTTTTGGCGCCTTGGAACTTGGACGAAAGGATGGTGCCCGAATTTTCCCTTTGCACCGGGGTTGTTAGAGGATGACTTGAAGGTTGTCAGAGGCTGGACAGGAACAAGAGCTCCACGAAGAGGTAGGTTGtgctaa
- the LOC125189512 gene encoding uncharacterized protein LOC125189512, which translates to MGNACFGPPSAAVKLILHGGGTRLLAGGKHLAGEIMFEFPEHMVCHGGSFYIGHPIPSLSISDELLPGETYFLIPLDSVTHNVLSTSSVAALARPGTPVKFNNCPFEYLKGADGRVLIKVTPDFIERLIAGESDAQARAAGGYLCSTPELQKHYTQLVGPRDQLWSPKLETISEHKISFSPCRFIGLEWKQKEVET; encoded by the coding sequence ATGGGCAACGCTTGCTTCGGCCCGCCCTCCGCCGCCGTGAAGCTGATCCTCCACGGCGGCGGAACGAGGCTCCTCGCCGGCGGAAAGCACCTGGCCGGCGAGATAATGTTCGAGTTCCCGGAGCACATGGTCTGCCACGGCGGCTCCTTCTACATCGGGCACCCCATCCCGTCCCTCTCCATCTCCGACGAGCTCCTCCCCGGCGAGACCTACTTCCTCATCCCCCTCGACTCCGTCACGCACAACGTCCTCTCCACCTCCTCCGTCGCCGCCCTCGCCCGCCCCGGCACCCCCGTCAAGTTCAACAACTGCCCCTTCGAGTACCTCAAGGGCGCCGACGGCAGGGTTTTGATCAAAGTCACTCCCGATTTTATCGAGCGATTGATCGCCGGAGAAAGCGATGCCCAAGCCAGAGCCGCCGGAGGGTATTTGTGCAGCACGCCGGAGCTGCAGAAGCATTATACTCAGCTGGTGGGGCCCAGGGATCAGCTCTGGTCCCCCAAATTGGAGACCATTTCTGAGCATAAGATCAGCTTTTCTCCTTGTAGGTTTATTGGATTGGAGTGGAAGCAGAAGGAGGTAGAAacctaa
- the LOC125186919 gene encoding LOW QUALITY PROTEIN: protein LATERAL ROOT PRIMORDIUM 1-like (The sequence of the model RefSeq protein was modified relative to this genomic sequence to represent the inferred CDS: deleted 2 bases in 1 codon), translating into MPPPPPPTPPPECGPPPPPPHINCGLPPEFFFVAPASSFHHHAEPATTINFDPHSLNVGVIPLLTASPCIPAAAEDDAAINAPRSRGMQLWQHQQLQQKPLNNADHANLLTNSGGGGGASSSAATATCQDCGNQAKKDCPHRRCRTCCKSRGYDCSTHVKSTWVPAARRRERQLMGGNAAASSQSTSGTKKPRLAGASQTTTASHTSTSNTTPPRSFDTTSSHLDASLKESLPGQVRAPAVFKCVRVTAVDDGEDEFAYQAVVKIGGHIFKGFLYDQGFEGRESFPDISELHLGGVGGSGSGRPALDPSDIYAASGGGLLGGSAYGNQIN; encoded by the exons ATGCCGCCCCCTCCGCCACCAACTCCGCCGCCGGAATGTGgccctcctccgccgccgccc CACATCAACTGCGGCCTCCCCCCGGAATTCTTCTTCGTCGCGCCGGCCTCCTCATTCCACCACCACGCCGAGCCCGCCACCACCATCAACTTCGATCCCCACTCCCTCAACGTCGGCGTGATCCCCCTCCTCACCGCCTCCCCTTGCatccccgccgccgccgaagACGACGCCGCCATCAACGCCCCCCGCAGCCGCGGCATGCAGCTGTGGCAGCACCAGCAGCTGCAGCAGAAACCCTTGAACAACGCCGATCACGCCAATCTCCTCACCAACAGCGGCGGAGGAGGCGGCGCTTCCTCCTCCGCCGCAACAGCCACTTGCCAAGACTGCGGCAACCAAGCCAAGAAAGACTGCCCCCACCGCCGCTGCCGTACTTGCTGCAAGAGCCGCGGCTACGACTGCTCCACACACGTCAAGAGCACTTGGGTCCCCGCCGCCCGCCGCCGCGAGCGCCAGCTCATGGGCGGAaacgccgccgcctcctcacAGTCCACTTCCGGCACCAAGAAACCCCGCCTCGCCGGCGCCTCCCAGACCACTACCGCCTCCCACACTTCCACCTCCAACACCACCCCTCCACGAAGCTTCGACACCACCTCCAGCCATCTAG ACGCGAGCTTAAAAGAGTCATTACCAGGGCAAGTGCGTGCGCCGGCGGTGTTCAAGTGCGTGAGAGTAACAGCTGTGGATGATGGTGAAGATGAGTTTGCATATCAAGCCGTGGTCAAAATAGGTGGTCACATTTTCAAAGGCTTCCTATACGATCAAGGGTTTGAAGGGAGGGAGAGCTTTCCCGATATATCCGAATTGCATTTAGGCGGCGTCGGAGGCAGTGGCAGTGGGAGGCCCGCCCTCGATCCGTCGGATATCTACGCTGCCTCCGGGGGAGGGTTGCTTGGTGGATCGGCTTATGGAAaccaaataaattga